The following is a genomic window from Actinomadura sp. WMMB 499.
TTCGCCGCCGGGCTCACGCTCGGGAATTATGGGGCCATGGACGCGGTACCTGAGGACTGGGATCGGGCGCTGGCGATCGTCGCGCACCCCGACGACCTGGAGTACGGGGGTTCGACGGCGGTCGCCAAGTGGACGGCGCAGGGCAAGACGGTGACGGAGGTGCTCGCCACGCGCGGCGAGGCGGGCATCGACGGGATGGACCCCGACGAGGTGGCCCGGATACGCACCGTGGAGCAGATCGAAGCGGCGCGGATCGTCGGTGTGGACACCGTCGAGTTCCTCGACCTGCGGGACGGGGTGCTGGAGTACGGGCTGCCGCTGCGGCGCGCTCTGGCCGCGGCGATCCGGCGGCACCGTCCGGAGGTGGTGATCTCGGTGAACTTCCGGGAGACGTTCCCGGGCGGCGGGTTCAACATGGCCGACCACCGGGTCCTCGGGCTCGCGGTCGCCGACGCGATCCGGGACGCCGCGAACCGGTGGGTCTTCCGGGACCTGGAGCTGGAGCCGTGGCAGGGGGTGCGGTTCGCGCTGTTCGGCGGGTCGCCGCTGGCGGAGCACTACGTGGACGTCACCGGCCACCTGCGGAAGGGCATCGATTCGCTGCTCGCGCACAGGGTGTACTTCTCGAACCTGGGCGCCGGGTTCGACGCGGCGGCGTTCCTCACCGGCATGGCGGAGCCCGCCGGACGGTCTGTCGGCGTGGAGCACGCGATGACCTTCGAGATGATCGAAACCTGAGCGGATGATCGAAACCTGCGGGTGATCGAAACCTGAGCGAGATGATCGAAACCTGAGCGCGCAGATCGAGGCTTGACGACCCGGTCGGGGCGCGCCCGGCCGCGCGTCACGGGCGGCCGGGCGGGATCGATCGTTCAGCGGACCTCGGTGATCTCCGGGCCGCGCTCGAACGGGTTGAAGCTCTGCTCCTTGGACTCCTCGGCCTGCCCGTCGCCCTGGGACTCGCTGAACTCCTGCGGGATGCGCAGCTCGAGCAGCTCGCGCGGGGGCATCGGGGCGTCGCCGCGCACGACGACCACGCCGCGCAGCACGTCCTCGAGCACCTGCCACTGCTCCTCGTCCTCGATGGCGGCGCCCTGCACGACGGCCTGCAGGAACCAGCGCGGACCGTCCACACCGAGGAAGCGGATGATCTGCGGCGCCCAGCCCTGCTCGACGAACTCGGCGGGGATCGACTCGCGGACGTCCTGCGGCATCTCCGCGAGGACCTCCTCGGTCAGCGCGGCGGGCACCATCGCCAGCAGTTCGGACCCGAACGGCCCGTCGCCCTCCTGGGTCTGGCCCTTCGCCTGCTCCTGGATGTCCTTGGCGGTCTCGGCGCGCACGTCGTCCCAGATCCCGCTGCGCTTGGGCGCGGCGAAGACCTGGAGCTGCATGGCGCTCTCCTGGTGCTGCACGAGGACGGCGACGGGGCGGCCGTCGAGCGGCTTGCCCTGGTCGTCGACCTGGGTCGCCTCGAAGTTCACCTGGAATCCGAGACCGGGCGCGACCGGCACCTGCAGCGATCCGAAGTCGAGACGCTGGATCTCGGGGAAGGAGTCCTCGGAGTCCCAGGGGCCTCCCTCACCCGGCTCGACCCCGGCGGCGCCCTCCTCCGCGCCGCCCTCAACGCCCTCGGCGTCCTCGGCGGCCTCGGCGTCCTGCCGCACCGGCTCCTCGGTCACCTCGGGCTCCGCACGGCCCTCCTCGGCCCGTCGGCGACGTCCAAAAGCCACGACTCACACTCCTTCTCTCTGACCTTCTTCGGGATGGGAGTACCCACCCGTGGAGCCGAATCCGCCGGTTCCGCGCGCCGACCCGGGAAGCGCGGCGACCTCGTGGAACACCGCCGTCTCCACCCGCTGCACGACCATCTGCGCGATGCGGTCGCCGCGCCGCAGCCGGACCGTGGCGCGGGGGTCGGTGTTCAGCAGGGTCACCTTGATCTCACCCCGATAGCCGGCATCGACCGTACCGGGTGCGTTCACTATGGTCACCCCCAACCTAGCGCCCAAACCGGACCGCGGGTGAACGAAAGCGGCGTAGCCGTCGGGCAGGGCGATGGCGATTCCGGTGGGGACGACCGCGCGCTCGCCCGGCGGCAGCTCGACGTCCACGGCGGCGACGAGGTCGGCGCCGGCGTCTCCCGCGTGCGCGTACGAGGGCGGGGGCAGCTCCGGATCGAGCCGCTTGATCAGCACATCGACCTTGCCCACCTGTGACCTCACGTCCCATCGTCGGTGCGCGGTCGCGCGGACCGCCTCGGAAACCACCCGACAATACCGACTCCGCGCGCCGGTCCCGTCCCTGAAACGCCGCCGCGCCCCGGCTCCGGCGAGGTAAGTGATCCTTGACGTCGCCGCGCTCCCTCGGTTCCATGGAAACCGAACTCCGTTCGGAGACGCCCCCCGGAGGACGGTGCGAAGTGGCGATGATGACGCGGGACCCGGCGACCGACCTGTCGGATCTGGACTTCTGGGCCCGGCCGCAACGCGAGCGCGTGGCGGCGTTCGCGCGGCTGCGCGAACGGGAGCATCCGGCCCACTTCCCCGAACTGGGGCTGCCGTTCATCAAGCAGGGATCGGGCTACTGGGCACTGACCCGGTACGCGGACGTGGTGGGGGCCAGCCGGACGCCGCAGGTGTTCAGCAGCGAGCCGACCTCCACCACGATCCCCGACATGCCGGGGTACATCGCCCGCTACCTCGGTTCCATCATCAACATGGACGACCCGCGGCACGCGAAGATCCGGCGGATCGTGTCGCGGGCGTTCACCCCGCGGGTGCTGGCCAAGCTGGAGACCGACCTGCAGGCGACGGCCACGCGGATCGTCGACGACGTCCTGGCGCGGGGCCCCGGCGGCGACTTCGTCACCGACGTCGCGGCGAAGCTCCCGCTGACCGTCATCTGCGACATGATCGGCGTGCCGGAGCCGCTGCGGCCCATGGTGTTCGACCGGACGAACACGCTGCTGGGCATCGGCGACCCCGAGTACACCGCGGGGCGCGACTTCACGGGCGAGATCACCCGCATCGGCGCCCTGTACGCCATCGTGCGGGTGGTGACGGCGGCGTACGAGCTGAACCACCTGGCGATGAAGCTGGCCCGGCGGCGGCGCCGCCACCCCGGCGACGACCTGATGTCCGCGCTGGTCTCCGCGGAGGTGGACGGGGAGCGGCTGACCGACAAGGAGATCGGGTCGTTCTTCATCCTGCTGGTGGTGGCCGGGAACGAGACGACGCGGAACGCGATGTCGCACGGCCTGAAGCTGCTCACCGACAACCCCGAGCAGCGGGCCCTGCTGGCGGAGGACTTCGAGACGCACGCGCCCGGCGCCGTCGAGGAGATCGTCCGGATGGCGACCCCCGTCATCCAGATGCGCCGGACGGTCACCCGGGACCACGAGATGAACGGTCACACGTACCGGGCGGGCGAGAAGGTCCTGCTGTTCTACAACTCCGCCAACCGGGACGCCGAGGTGTTCGAGAACCCCGACGTCTTCGACATCACCCGGTCGCCGAACCCGCACGTGGGGTTCGGCGGTCCCGGCCCGCACTTCTGCCTGGGCGCCAACCTGGCCCGCCGGGAGATCACGGTGATGTTCCGGGAGCTGTTCACGCGCGTCCCGGAGATCCGGGCGGACGGACGGCCCGACCGGCTCTACTCGAACTTCATCAACGGCATCAAGCACCTGCCGTTCACCTACTGAGCCCGTCCGGCCGCCGGGCGGCCGTGCGCCCGCGGCTCAGGACGTCCCGTACCCGGCGGCGCGCGCGGCGGGCGAGGTCGACAGGTAGGCGACCGCGCGCCGCGTGGAGCACTCGGCCGACGGGTGGTAGTCGCGCCGCAGGTACCTGCGGGCGGCGGCGATCATGAACCGGTTGCTCGGGAACAGCCCGCGGCGCACGGCCCGCCGGTAGTCGCGCAGGCGCGGCCGGACGCCGTGCAGGGTCGGGTCCGCGCGGCACAGGTACGCGGCGCCGGCGTACACCGCGAGCGGCATGGCGATGAGGCCGATGAAGAACGAGCGGACCCGCTGCGCGTACCCGCCGGCGACGTGCTCGTACACGTCGAACGCGACCGAGCGGTGCTCCACCTCCTCGGCGCCGTGCCATCGCAGCAGGTCCAGCATCGTGGGGTCGGCGCCGGCGCCGTCGAGCGCGCGGGCGTCCAGGATCCACTGGCCGAGGACGGCGGTGTAGTGCTCGATCCCGGCGATGATCCCGATCCGCAGCTTCAGCCACCGGCGCCGGGACATGCCGGGCAGCGGCGGCCGGTCGCCGAGGATCCGCTTGAACAGCCACTCGATCCGGCGGGTCAGCGGGCGCGGGTCGAGGCCCCGCGCGAGCATCTGCCGGTCGAGGACGCCCTGGTGGGAGTAGGCGTGCACGGCCTCCTGGCCCATGAACCCCTTGACCTCGCGGTAGAGCCGCTCGTCGTCCTCGACGAGCGGCAGCGCCTGCTTGTAGACGTGCACGAACCACCGCTCCCCGGCGGGCAGGAGCAGGTGCAGCACGTTGATGAAGTGCGTGGCGACCGGCTCGCCCGGGATCCAGTGCAGCGGCGTGTCCGCCCAGTCGAACTTCACCCGCCGCGGGGTGATGACGGGGTGCCGCTCGTCGATCTCGCTCACTGGCGTCCTCCCCGGCCCGCCCAGACAATTAGATGTGTCGTCCAATATCTGGAGCGGGCCGGGCGAAGTCAAGACCTCGGCCGTGTGACGGGGCTTACGCCGGGCCGCGGGGGCCGCGGGGGCCGCGCCGGGGTCACGTGGCGGGGGCCAGCTCCACCTCGACGGTCAGGTCGGCGGGCGCGTCCTCGAGCGTGAGGTCGGCGATCCGCCCGGCGGCCGCCAGGTCGGGACGGGAGATCCGCAGCACCTCGGAGCCGCGGACGACCGCGCGCGACACGTCGGCGCGCATCGACGCGCGCGCCTCCGACTTCGCCTTGCGGACCTGCCGCAGCGCGGCGCCCGTCGCGGCCAGGACCGCCGGGTCCCCGTCCAGGGGCAGCTCGGCCCGCGCCGGCCACGCCGCCGTGTGCACGGACCCGTGCCGCCACCACGACCAGACCTCCTCGGTGACGAACGGCAGCACCGGCGCGAACAGCCGCAGCAGCACCGACAGGGCCGTCCGCAGCGCCGCCCGCGCCGACCGCGCCTCCGCGCCGTCCCCGTAGGCCCGCGACTTCACCAGCTCGAGGTAGTCGTCGCAGAACTCCCAGAAGAAGCGCTCGGTCCGCTCCAGCGCGCGCGTGTAGTCGTAGCCCTCGAACGCCTCGGTCGCGTCCCGGACGACGCCCGCGAGCGTCGCGAGCATCGCCCGGTCCAGCGGCTCGACGACCGCCGCCGGTCCCTCGTCCGCGACATCGCCGAGCCCGAGGACGAACTTCGACGCGTTCAGGATCTTGATCGCGAGGCGGCGCCCGACCTTGATCTGCCCGGTGTCGAACGCGGTGTCGGTCCCCGGGCGCCCGCTCGCCGCCCAGTACCGGACGGCGTCCGAGCCGTACTCGCGGAGCAGGTCGATCGGCGTGACGACGTTGCCCTTCGACTTCGACATCTTCTTGCGGTCGGGATCGAGGATCCAGCCTGACAGCGCCGTGCCCGTCCACGGCAGCGACCCGTGCTCCAGGTGGGAGCGGACGATCGTGGAGAACAGCCAGGTGCGGATGATGTCGTGCGCCTGGGGCCGCAGATCGTAGGGGAAGACGCGGGCGAACAGGTCGGTGTCGCGCTCCCAGCCGCCGGCGATCTGCGGGGTCAGCGACGACGTCGCCCACGTGTCCATGACGTCCGGGTCGCCGATGAAACCGCCCGGTTCGCCCCGCTGCTCCTCGGTGTAGCCGGACGGGACGTCCGACGACGGGTCGACGGGAAGGTCGGCCTCCGGCGGGACGATCGGCTCCTCGTAGACCGGTTCGCCCGACTCGTCCAGCCGGTACCAGACGGGGATCGGCACCCCGAAGAACCGCTGCCGGGAGATCAGCCAGTCGCCGTTCAGGCCCTCGACCCAGTTGTCGTAGCGGGCCCGCATGTGCGGCGGGTGCCAGTCCAGCTCGGCGCCCCGCGCGAGCATCTCGGCGCGGATCCCGGCGTCGCGGCCGCCGTTGCGGATGTACCACTGCCGGGTCGTGACGATCTCCAGGGGCTTGGAGCCCTTCTCGTAGAACTTCACCGCCCGGGTGATCGCGCGCGGCTCGCCGTCCAGGTCGCCGGACTCCCGCAGCAGCTCCACGATCCGTTCCCGCGCGGAGAAGACCGTCTTGCCCGCCAGCTCCGCGTACGGCCCGGACGGGACGTCGCGCGGCGGTTCGGCGGCCAGCCGGCCGTCCCAGCCGATCACCGCGCGGGTCGGCAGGTCGAGCTCGCGCCACCACGTGACGTCCGCGACGTCGCCGAAGGTGCAGATCATCGCGATGCCCGAGCCCTTGTCGGGTTCGGCGAGCCGGTGCGCGAGGACGGGCACCTCGACGTCGAACAGCGGCGTGCGGACGGTCGTGCCGAACAGCTCCGCGTACCGTTCGTCGTCGGGGTGCGCGACGAGCGCGACGCACGCGGGCAGCAGTTCCGGCCGGGTCGTCTCGATGTAGACGGGCCGTTCGGGCGCGTGGAACCGCAGGCGGTGGAACGCCCCGGGCTGCTCCCGGTCCTCGAGTTCGGCCTGCGCGACGGCCGTCCGGAACGTGACGTCCCACAGCGTCGGGGCCTCGGCGCCGTACGCCTCACCGCGCGCGAGGTTGCGCAGGAACGCGCGCTGCGACGCCGTCCGGGACGTCGCGCCGATCGTGGTGTACAGGTGGCTCCAGTCGACCGACAGCCCGACGCGGCGCCACAGCTCCTCGAACGCCTTCTCGTCGACCTCGGTGAGCCGCTCGCACAGCTCGATGAAGTTCCGCCGCGACACCGGGACCTGGCGTTTCGCGTCGGGCTTCGCCGGGGGCTCGAAGTCCGGATCGTACGGCAGCGACGGATCGCAGCGGACGCCGAAGTGGTTCTGCACCCGCCGCTCGGTGGGCAGGCCGTTATCGTCCCACCCCATCGGGTAGAAGACCGCTCGACCGCGCATGCGCTGGAACCGGGCGACGGCGTCGGT
Proteins encoded in this region:
- a CDS encoding DUF3710 domain-containing protein, yielding MAFGRRRRAEEGRAEPEVTEEPVRQDAEAAEDAEGVEGGAEEGAAGVEPGEGGPWDSEDSFPEIQRLDFGSLQVPVAPGLGFQVNFEATQVDDQGKPLDGRPVAVLVQHQESAMQLQVFAAPKRSGIWDDVRAETAKDIQEQAKGQTQEGDGPFGSELLAMVPAALTEEVLAEMPQDVRESIPAEFVEQGWAPQIIRFLGVDGPRWFLQAVVQGAAIEDEEQWQVLEDVLRGVVVVRGDAPMPPRELLELRIPQEFSESQGDGQAEESKEQSFNPFERGPEITEVR
- a CDS encoding cytochrome P450, translated to MTRDPATDLSDLDFWARPQRERVAAFARLREREHPAHFPELGLPFIKQGSGYWALTRYADVVGASRTPQVFSSEPTSTTIPDMPGYIARYLGSIINMDDPRHAKIRRIVSRAFTPRVLAKLETDLQATATRIVDDVLARGPGGDFVTDVAAKLPLTVICDMIGVPEPLRPMVFDRTNTLLGIGDPEYTAGRDFTGEITRIGALYAIVRVVTAAYELNHLAMKLARRRRRHPGDDLMSALVSAEVDGERLTDKEIGSFFILLVVAGNETTRNAMSHGLKLLTDNPEQRALLAEDFETHAPGAVEEIVRMATPVIQMRRTVTRDHEMNGHTYRAGEKVLLFYNSANRDAEVFENPDVFDITRSPNPHVGFGGPGPHFCLGANLARREITVMFRELFTRVPEIRADGRPDRLYSNFINGIKHLPFTY
- the valS gene encoding valine--tRNA ligase, which produces MTERPRTPHVPAKPALDGLEDKWVRVWDEEVVHRFDRTRPHAEVFSIDTPPPTVSGSLHVGHVFSYTHTDAVARFQRMRGRAVFYPMGWDDNGLPTERRVQNHFGVRCDPSLPYDPDFEPPAKPDAKRQVPVSRRNFIELCERLTEVDEKAFEELWRRVGLSVDWSHLYTTIGATSRTASQRAFLRNLARGEAYGAEAPTLWDVTFRTAVAQAELEDREQPGAFHRLRFHAPERPVYIETTRPELLPACVALVAHPDDERYAELFGTTVRTPLFDVEVPVLAHRLAEPDKGSGIAMICTFGDVADVTWWRELDLPTRAVIGWDGRLAAEPPRDVPSGPYAELAGKTVFSARERIVELLRESGDLDGEPRAITRAVKFYEKGSKPLEIVTTRQWYIRNGGRDAGIRAEMLARGAELDWHPPHMRARYDNWVEGLNGDWLISRQRFFGVPIPVWYRLDESGEPVYEEPIVPPEADLPVDPSSDVPSGYTEEQRGEPGGFIGDPDVMDTWATSSLTPQIAGGWERDTDLFARVFPYDLRPQAHDIIRTWLFSTIVRSHLEHGSLPWTGTALSGWILDPDRKKMSKSKGNVVTPIDLLREYGSDAVRYWAASGRPGTDTAFDTGQIKVGRRLAIKILNASKFVLGLGDVADEGPAAVVEPLDRAMLATLAGVVRDATEAFEGYDYTRALERTERFFWEFCDDYLELVKSRAYGDGAEARSARAALRTALSVLLRLFAPVLPFVTEEVWSWWRHGSVHTAAWPARAELPLDGDPAVLAATGAALRQVRKAKSEARASMRADVSRAVVRGSEVLRISRPDLAAAGRIADLTLEDAPADLTVEVELAPAT
- the dut gene encoding dUTP diphosphatase, with product MRSQVGKVDVLIKRLDPELPPPSYAHAGDAGADLVAAVDVELPPGERAVVPTGIAIALPDGYAAFVHPRSGLGARLGVTIVNAPGTVDAGYRGEIKVTLLNTDPRATVRLRRGDRIAQMVVQRVETAVFHEVAALPGSARGTGGFGSTGGYSHPEEGQREGV
- a CDS encoding metal-dependent hydrolase, with the protein product MSEIDERHPVITPRRVKFDWADTPLHWIPGEPVATHFINVLHLLLPAGERWFVHVYKQALPLVEDDERLYREVKGFMGQEAVHAYSHQGVLDRQMLARGLDPRPLTRRIEWLFKRILGDRPPLPGMSRRRWLKLRIGIIAGIEHYTAVLGQWILDARALDGAGADPTMLDLLRWHGAEEVEHRSVAFDVYEHVAGGYAQRVRSFFIGLIAMPLAVYAGAAYLCRADPTLHGVRPRLRDYRRAVRRGLFPSNRFMIAAARRYLRRDYHPSAECSTRRAVAYLSTSPAARAAGYGTS
- a CDS encoding PIG-L deacetylase family protein gives rise to the protein MDAVPEDWDRALAIVAHPDDLEYGGSTAVAKWTAQGKTVTEVLATRGEAGIDGMDPDEVARIRTVEQIEAARIVGVDTVEFLDLRDGVLEYGLPLRRALAAAIRRHRPEVVISVNFRETFPGGGFNMADHRVLGLAVADAIRDAANRWVFRDLELEPWQGVRFALFGGSPLAEHYVDVTGHLRKGIDSLLAHRVYFSNLGAGFDAAAFLTGMAEPAGRSVGVEHAMTFEMIET